A genomic stretch from Deltaproteobacteria bacterium includes:
- a CDS encoding PQQ-dependent dehydrogenase, methanol/ethanol family: protein MTTSSRFWTLSALLLSALACGERAEQKPPAAEAPAAEPAPAAEPKAGRVDAARVARADQDAGQWLVHGRTHGEQRFSPLAAIDRGNVSSLGLAWSFDLGSTRGVEATPIVVDGVMYVTASWSVVFALDAATGKEIWKYDPKVPGEWARHACCDVVNRGVAVWEGSVFVGTLDGRLVSLDAATGAVNWEVLTIDPKRPYTVTGAPRVLKGKVVIGNGGAELGVRGYVTAYDAKTGAQVWRFYTVPGDPSQPFEHPEMEVAAKTWSGEWWKVGGGGTAWDSMAFDPELDLLYVGTGNGSPWSRIARSPGGGDNLYLCSILALRADTGELVWHYQTTPGDNWDYTSVQPIILAELEIGGATRKVLMQAPKNGFFYVLDRATGELISAEPYVAVTWATGVDPATGRPIETEQSSYLEKAKLMLPGPQGGHNWQPMAFSPKTGLVYLPAHDTPFWYANEGVFKVRPGTWNLGLDMDVVVERTETDTPVAKGQLIGWDPVARQARWRVEHEGHWNGGTLATAGGLVFHGLGNGVFRAYHDETGEVLWEVRSQTGIIAAPISYALGDEQYVAVATGWGGGSIAGGLNETTAIANHHNVGRVLVWKLGAANPMPTNPPRDRTIPPPPVLEASAEQVAAGKSVYDYNCLWCHGFSAASSFLVPDLRMMSAERHAAFEDIVLRGALRGTGMPSFEGMLTPEEVASVRAYVVGEARKAYEKQQAPKN, encoded by the coding sequence AGGACGCGGGCCAGTGGCTGGTTCACGGCCGTACGCACGGCGAGCAGAGATTCAGCCCGCTCGCGGCGATCGATCGCGGGAACGTGAGCTCGCTCGGGCTCGCGTGGTCGTTCGACCTGGGCTCGACGCGCGGCGTGGAGGCGACCCCGATCGTCGTCGACGGCGTGATGTACGTGACCGCGTCGTGGAGCGTGGTGTTCGCGCTCGATGCCGCCACCGGAAAGGAGATCTGGAAGTACGACCCGAAGGTCCCCGGCGAGTGGGCGCGACACGCCTGCTGCGACGTGGTGAATCGCGGCGTCGCGGTCTGGGAGGGCTCGGTCTTCGTCGGGACGCTCGACGGCCGGCTCGTCTCGCTCGACGCGGCGACCGGCGCGGTGAACTGGGAGGTGCTGACGATCGATCCGAAGCGACCCTACACGGTCACCGGCGCGCCGCGCGTGCTGAAGGGAAAGGTCGTGATCGGCAACGGCGGCGCGGAGCTCGGCGTGCGCGGCTACGTGACCGCGTACGACGCGAAGACCGGCGCGCAGGTCTGGCGCTTCTACACAGTCCCAGGCGATCCCTCGCAGCCCTTCGAGCACCCCGAGATGGAGGTCGCGGCGAAGACGTGGAGCGGGGAGTGGTGGAAGGTCGGCGGCGGCGGGACCGCGTGGGATTCGATGGCCTTCGATCCAGAGCTCGACCTGCTCTACGTCGGCACGGGAAACGGCTCGCCGTGGAGCCGGATCGCGCGCAGCCCGGGCGGCGGAGACAACCTGTACCTCTGCTCGATCCTCGCGCTTCGCGCGGACACGGGCGAGCTCGTCTGGCACTACCAGACCACGCCGGGCGACAACTGGGACTACACGTCGGTGCAGCCGATCATCCTCGCCGAGCTCGAGATCGGCGGCGCGACCCGCAAGGTGCTGATGCAGGCGCCGAAGAACGGCTTCTTCTACGTGCTCGACCGAGCGACCGGCGAGCTGATCTCGGCGGAGCCGTACGTCGCGGTCACCTGGGCGACGGGCGTCGACCCGGCGACGGGCCGGCCGATCGAGACCGAGCAGAGCTCGTACCTGGAGAAGGCGAAGCTGATGCTTCCCGGGCCGCAGGGCGGTCACAACTGGCAGCCGATGGCGTTCAGCCCGAAGACGGGGCTGGTGTATCTGCCCGCGCACGACACGCCGTTCTGGTACGCGAACGAGGGCGTGTTCAAGGTCCGCCCGGGCACCTGGAATCTCGGGCTCGACATGGACGTGGTCGTCGAGCGGACCGAGACCGACACGCCGGTCGCGAAGGGTCAGCTGATCGGCTGGGACCCGGTCGCGAGGCAGGCGCGCTGGCGCGTCGAGCACGAGGGGCACTGGAACGGAGGCACGCTCGCGACGGCGGGTGGCCTGGTCTTCCACGGCCTCGGCAACGGGGTGTTCCGCGCCTACCACGACGAGACCGGCGAGGTGCTCTGGGAGGTCCGCTCGCAGACGGGGATCATCGCAGCGCCGATCTCGTACGCGCTCGGCGACGAGCAGTACGTCGCGGTCGCGACCGGCTGGGGCGGCGGCTCGATCGCGGGCGGACTGAACGAGACCACCGCGATCGCGAATCACCACAACGTGGGCCGCGTGCTGGTGTGGAAGCTCGGCGCGGCGAACCCCATGCCGACCAACCCGCCGCGCGACCGCACGATTCCGCCGCCGCCGGTGCTCGAGGCGTCGGCCGAGCAGGTCGCGGCCGGCAAGAGCGTCTACGACTACAACTGCCTCTGGTGCCACGGCTTCTCCGCGGCGTCGAGCTTCCTGGTTCCCGATCTGCGCATGATGAGCGCCGAGCGGCACGCGGCGTTCGAGGACATCGTGCTGCGCGGCGCGCTGCGCGGGACCGGCATGCCGTCGTTCGAGGGCATGCTGACCCCCGAGGAGGTCGCGAGCGTCCGCGCCTACGTCGTCGGCGAGGCGCGCAAGGCCTACGAGAAGCAGCAGGCGCCGAAGAA